ttttataggtttgtttATGgtttgtgacgtttgtgtcacttgttgtataaagtcatttatgttatgtatataattttaggaaagatttaatcatatagttatttaatggctctttgttgtaattatttgtgatagatgtataagatgtgatttccgctattaggtttatgttttttgttgtatagtagatagatgttatactctgatttaccaaaTACATATTATgaggtatgtactatatgttggCTTTCTGACATATCGTCGTGCTACTGTGAATAttcgtttatattttaagggattaatgtttatgaaatattttgtatatatatataaataaaaaaaaataaaaagaaaaaagaaaaaggtcttCACATAAGATCTGATGAAAGGGAGCTTGAGAGTTTTGATTGTGATCAAGCAAAAGAGTTGTTAAACGTGGAAGAGCGGTTAGTTCTTAAGGAATTGAACCATTTAAGAGATTATTATTGGCGTCTAGAAACACCAAATTCTTCTAGGAAGACACTCCCGCTAGAATTTTACCTGAACCTTGTTGTAACTGATTTCTAATCGAGAAAGATTGCATGAGAATCTCTCAGGAAGCTCACTCATAAATGAATTATTACTTAAGAAATATTTCCAGAAAAACATATTATTATGAACATTAAGAAATATCAAATTATTGTAATTTATAAGCGACTTGGGCAGTTGACCACTAAGGTTGTTGTCGAAAGCTTCCACTCGTACCAACCTTCCATTATCACCCAAGTGTTGTGGTAGCTGGCCAGTAAGCCTATAATTGGACGCCATCTGAAAAACTTCAAGCATAGAGTATCGCCCAAGGTTTGGAGGTAGAGTACCTGATAAATTATTGTAAAATAGTTTAAGATTTATCAGTCCCAGAAGATGACCTATGCTATCtggaattttttcaaataattgaTTGTTCAATAAACTCAAACCGGACAATTTGGTGAGTCTTTCGAAATCATCGGGTATTGTCCCGATCAAGTAATTCTCAGAGAGATCATTAACATCTATGTTTGAAGCCTCAACCACCCGAGGAATCTCCCCatacaatttgtttttgtaaaaatacaCTTTACTCAAATTCTTCGGCATAAACAAACCGCTCGGGATTTTTCTGCTCAGATTGTTTTTTGACAAATCCAATTGCTCCAGTGCCACCATTTCTCCAATCGTGTCTAGGATTTTTCCTACCAGATTGGAGCCTGACACCCAAAGATACTTCAATTTCTTCAACCTTGTGAGCTCCAAAGGCAATGTTGTTGTGATCCTCGTCATGTAGGCCAATTCTAATAGTTCGAGATTGGACAAATTGCCAATTTCTGGCAGGAAAGAACTGCTAAATGGAATATGGAAAAGCTGAAGTGACCTCAACTCTATTAACAGCCCGATTGATGTAGGGATGTTTCCGAAGAAGCTATTGGCTCCAAGATTGAGCTGGCGAAGCTGAGC
The Alnus glutinosa chromosome 14, dhAlnGlut1.1, whole genome shotgun sequence genome window above contains:
- the LOC133857500 gene encoding receptor-like protein 52, with product MISNEFPRALYNCSNLQYLDLSQNYFFGDIQLMAQLRQLNLGANSFFGNIPTSIGLLIELRSLQLFHIPFSSSFLPEIGNLSNLELLELAYMTRITTTLPLELTRLKKLKYLWVSGSNLVGKILDTIGEMVALEQLDLSKNNLSRKIPSGLFMPKNLSKVYFYKNKLYGEIPRVVEASNIDVNDLSENYLIGTIPDDFERLTKLSGLSLLNNQLFEKIPDSIGHLLGLINLKLFYNNLSGTLPPNLGRYSMLEVFQMASNYRLTGQLPQHLGDNGRLVRVEAFDNNLSGQLPKSLINYNNLIFLNVHNNMFFWKYFLSNNSFMSELPERFSCNLSRLEISYNKVQVKF